From Xylocopilactobacillus apis, a single genomic window includes:
- a CDS encoding ABC transporter ATP-binding protein yields the protein MSNVIEVEQVRKIYGKSKGDLTIALKNVSFEVKQGEFIGIMGASGSGKSTLLNILSTLDYPTAGKVMINGKDITKLHGNNLSDFRAHQVGFIFQDFNLLENLTASENIALPLSLQGVKSKDIIKRIDEIAKKLSIEAILPKYPTEISGGQKQRVAAARALVTNPAILFGDEPTGALDSHSAHDLLETMNSLNQTEQISILLVTHDPMSASFCSRILFIKDGMIGQELKRENRKREEFYQQILNVLGDSE from the coding sequence ATGTCTAATGTTATCGAAGTTGAACAAGTAAGAAAAATTTATGGAAAATCGAAAGGCGATTTAACGATTGCGTTAAAAAACGTTTCTTTTGAAGTTAAACAAGGTGAATTTATTGGAATCATGGGAGCTTCAGGTTCTGGTAAATCCACCTTGCTTAATATTTTGTCAACCTTAGATTATCCAACAGCAGGTAAAGTGATGATCAATGGTAAAGATATTACAAAACTTCATGGTAATAATTTATCAGATTTCAGAGCTCATCAGGTTGGTTTTATTTTTCAAGATTTTAATTTGTTGGAGAATTTAACTGCATCAGAAAATATTGCGTTGCCTTTGTCATTGCAGGGAGTTAAAAGCAAAGACATTATTAAACGAATAGATGAAATAGCTAAAAAACTTTCAATTGAAGCAATTCTACCTAAATATCCAACAGAAATTTCTGGTGGTCAAAAACAAAGAGTCGCTGCAGCACGGGCGTTAGTAACGAATCCCGCAATTTTGTTTGGTGACGAACCAACCGGAGCTCTTGATTCACATAGCGCACACGATTTGCTTGAAACGATGAATTCTCTTAATCAAACCGAACAGATTTCAATTCTACTTGTCACACACGATCCAATGTCAGCAAGTTTTTGTTCGCGAATTTTATTTATTAAGGATGGAATGATTGGTCAAGAGCTAAAAAGAGAAAATCGAAAACGAGAAGAATTCTATCAACAGATTTTAAATGTATTAGGAGACAGCGAATGA